A window from Rubrobacter naiadicus encodes these proteins:
- a CDS encoding transcriptional regulator GutM codes for MTIWSALLMVLGVLWLAQIVGTYFQMRHYRRVLGRITERYSEGYVGVGNSRTRFGKGVILILVVDSKGVIIREALRMKGMTVFARFKRCSALEGLDLEKIKNGGEPLMDRSTALAAQRAIEQIERISEERGRQLVSGQAKK; via the coding sequence ATGACGATATGGTCGGCATTGCTTATGGTGTTGGGGGTGTTATGGCTGGCTCAGATAGTCGGCACCTACTTCCAGATGCGCCACTACCGGCGAGTTCTGGGCAGGATCACAGAGAGATACAGCGAGGGGTATGTGGGGGTAGGCAACTCGCGGACACGTTTTGGTAAAGGGGTCATTCTTATCCTGGTGGTTGACAGCAAGGGGGTAATAATCCGGGAAGCTTTGCGAATGAAGGGTATGACAGTATTTGCCCGTTTCAAGAGATGCTCAGCGCTTGAGGGATTGGACCTGGAGAAAATCAAGAATGGGGGTGAGCCGCTGATGGATCGTTCCACTGCACTAGCCGCTCAGAGAGCGATTGAGCAGATCGAGCGGATAAGCGAAGAACGTGGCCGTCAACTTGTCTCCGGTCAAGCAAAAAAATAA
- the srlA gene encoding PTS glucitol/sorbitol transporter subunit IIC, protein MHEISGWLSHDQVLALIQSASKAQQQVQAGGIFGTLGAIGQWFIGLFQAGGKVFVSYVTGILPLLIVLLTALYAIINLVGEQRIHRAARFAAGNIITRYSLLPLLAVFFLTNPMAYTFGTFLEEKYKPAFYDSAVSFVHPILGLFPHANPAELFVYLGVAHGIQKQGLPLGPLAVRYFIVGLIVIFIRGVVTQQITFFLARRQNIEL, encoded by the coding sequence ATGCACGAAATATCTGGCTGGCTGAGTCATGACCAGGTACTAGCTCTGATTCAGAGCGCTTCGAAAGCCCAGCAGCAAGTGCAGGCAGGAGGCATCTTCGGAACTCTGGGTGCGATAGGGCAGTGGTTCATTGGACTTTTCCAAGCGGGTGGGAAGGTCTTCGTCAGCTATGTAACCGGTATACTGCCACTCCTAATCGTGCTGTTGACGGCACTTTACGCTATTATAAACCTTGTCGGTGAGCAGCGCATACACCGGGCTGCTAGGTTCGCGGCCGGGAACATAATTACCAGGTACTCGTTGCTGCCGCTTCTCGCGGTGTTCTTTTTGACCAACCCGATGGCGTACACCTTCGGGACTTTTCTGGAAGAGAAGTACAAGCCAGCCTTCTATGATTCTGCGGTTTCCTTCGTACACCCGATACTCGGGCTCTTTCCGCATGCCAATCCCGCGGAACTCTTCGTGTATCTTGGGGTGGCACACGGCATTCAGAAACAAGGGCTTCCTCTCGGCCCTCTAGCGGTCAGGTACTTCATCGTCGGGTTGATCGTCATCTTTATTCGCGGGGTTGTAACTCAACAGATAACGTTTTTCTTGGCCCGCCGTCAGAACATAGAACTTTAG
- the srlE gene encoding PTS glucitol/sorbitol transporter subunit IIB, whose translation MQEQEKRRTFRAVRVERGAQGWGGPLVIKPTEERDKISAVTGGEIPPVARRLAELTGATVVDGFRNPPPDDEIAAVVIDCGGTARAGVYPKKRIPTINLTPSGQTGPLAQFIKEDIYVSGVRPENISLVNEESTPITDVGEAEPRGAPANPFELGGRAQEAIPEHGGGITGFISRLGRIMGGIIGVLYQSGRQAIDQVIRNILPFIAFVTMLIGIINATGLGNIIAHVLTPLAGSLPGLIVLSLIVGLPFLSPVLGPGAVVAQVTGVLVGQQIAAGNIAPAFALPALFAYDTQVGCDFIPVGLSLGEAKPKTIEVGVPAVLFSRQITGPIAVIIAWAFSHGLY comes from the coding sequence ATGCAGGAGCAGGAGAAGAGGCGTACCTTCAGAGCCGTACGAGTCGAGCGCGGAGCTCAGGGATGGGGAGGCCCGCTCGTAATCAAGCCCACCGAGGAGAGGGATAAGATCTCAGCGGTTACTGGGGGAGAGATCCCACCTGTAGCCCGCAGGCTCGCCGAGCTCACCGGAGCAACTGTGGTGGATGGATTCCGCAATCCACCCCCGGATGACGAGATCGCTGCTGTAGTTATAGATTGTGGAGGGACCGCGCGCGCCGGGGTCTACCCGAAAAAGCGCATTCCGACGATCAACCTTACTCCATCGGGGCAGACTGGGCCTCTGGCCCAGTTCATAAAAGAGGATATCTACGTAAGCGGGGTTCGGCCAGAGAACATCAGCCTGGTTAATGAAGAGAGCACACCGATCACCGACGTTGGGGAGGCTGAGCCCCGAGGTGCTCCTGCCAATCCTTTCGAGCTTGGGGGTAGAGCCCAGGAGGCTATCCCGGAGCACGGGGGTGGCATCACCGGGTTCATCTCTCGTCTGGGCCGCATTATGGGCGGCATCATAGGGGTACTCTACCAGAGCGGTCGACAGGCGATAGACCAGGTCATAAGGAACATCCTGCCGTTCATCGCCTTCGTAACGATGCTCATCGGGATCATCAACGCGACCGGTTTGGGCAATATAATCGCTCATGTTCTGACCCCTCTTGCAGGCAGTCTACCGGGTTTGATCGTTCTCTCGTTGATCGTGGGATTGCCTTTCCTCTCCCCGGTCCTTGGTCCGGGGGCGGTCGTGGCTCAGGTTACCGGTGTTCTCGTCGGGCAGCAGATAGCCGCAGGCAACATTGCCCCGGCCTTTGCGCTCCCGGCGCTCTTCGCCTACGACACTCAGGTGGGGTGTGACTTCATCCCGGTGGGACTCTCTCTCGGAGAGGCCAAGCCCAAAACCATAGAGGTCGGGGTCCCAGCAGTACTCTTCTCGCGCCAGATCACCGGCCCCATAGCGGTCATCATAGCCTGGGCGTTTAGCCATGGACTCTACTGA
- a CDS encoding PTS glucitol/sorbitol transporter subunit IIA: MDKVYSTEIKELGPEATEFLDAGMAILFQTGAPPELAEMSVLHEPRVCREAPPLPGDVLRVDAAKVHITAIGEKAWQNMRSLGHAVLKFNGEKTPELPGDICLEKLDGKRIAEAFRPGVRLEIDAETR, encoded by the coding sequence TTGGATAAGGTTTATTCAACGGAGATAAAGGAGCTCGGCCCTGAGGCGACAGAGTTTCTTGACGCGGGTATGGCCATCCTCTTTCAGACCGGGGCTCCACCGGAGCTGGCCGAAATGAGTGTGCTGCATGAGCCACGGGTCTGTCGGGAAGCCCCTCCTTTGCCAGGAGATGTGCTCCGTGTTGATGCGGCGAAGGTTCATATAACGGCCATTGGTGAGAAAGCCTGGCAGAACATGCGTTCTCTTGGTCACGCCGTCCTCAAGTTCAACGGAGAAAAGACGCCAGAGTTGCCCGGGGACATCTGTTTGGAAAAACTGGATGGCAAACGAATTGCAGAAGCCTTCAGGCCTGGTGTGAGGCTCGAGATAGATGCGGAGACAAGATGA
- a CDS encoding NAD(P)H-dependent oxidoreductase codes for MEVVACADMFPERAISALREAGLAPTEGVGGLPGRPAVTDDAVMVARSEGIDVVVEATGVPEVGARVAYEAIQSSKHTVMLNAEADVTVGTILARMAKSAGVVYTGSAGDEPGAIMELFEFASTLGFEVVVAGKGKNNPLDVSATPDSVAEEAHSKRMNPHMLASFVDGTKTMVEMAALANATGFVPDVPGMHGPEETDPNRLSDIFSLKEEGGLLSHYGVVDYVRGVAPGVFVVVRSQEGAVRETMHYVGRGEGPNHVLYRPYHLTSLETPLSVARAAIYGEPTIVSLPEPSAEVVAIAKRDIPAGEKLCSIGGEDYYGRLYAAGEATSMLPIGLAAGARTIRSIPRGQAIPRTAVELADDSFVVSLRRLQEATNIPQNSNAANQETIER; via the coding sequence ATGGAGGTGGTCGCCTGCGCAGACATGTTTCCCGAGCGCGCTATCTCCGCGCTTCGGGAAGCCGGGCTTGCGCCGACGGAAGGTGTCGGTGGTCTGCCTGGACGTCCGGCCGTGACCGATGACGCGGTTATGGTTGCACGTTCTGAAGGGATAGACGTCGTAGTTGAAGCGACCGGTGTACCCGAAGTAGGCGCGCGAGTTGCCTATGAAGCCATACAGAGTTCAAAGCATACTGTCATGCTCAACGCCGAGGCCGACGTTACCGTTGGCACCATACTCGCTCGAATGGCTAAGAGCGCAGGCGTCGTCTACACTGGCTCTGCCGGGGACGAGCCCGGTGCGATAATGGAGCTTTTCGAGTTTGCCTCTACCCTGGGCTTCGAAGTGGTCGTCGCGGGGAAGGGTAAGAACAATCCACTCGATGTGTCGGCGACGCCCGATTCGGTAGCAGAGGAGGCACACTCCAAGCGTATGAACCCACACATGCTCGCCTCCTTCGTGGATGGAACTAAAACCATGGTCGAGATGGCTGCGCTAGCCAACGCAACCGGTTTCGTCCCAGATGTTCCGGGGATGCACGGTCCTGAGGAAACTGATCCCAACCGTCTCTCGGATATCTTCAGCCTCAAGGAAGAGGGAGGGTTGCTCTCTCACTACGGCGTGGTCGACTACGTTCGGGGAGTTGCCCCTGGAGTCTTCGTCGTGGTTCGCTCTCAGGAAGGAGCCGTACGAGAAACAATGCACTACGTGGGCCGTGGTGAGGGGCCTAACCACGTACTCTATCGCCCCTATCACCTCACGAGCCTGGAAACCCCGCTCTCCGTGGCACGTGCAGCTATCTATGGCGAGCCCACGATAGTCTCGCTGCCCGAGCCTTCAGCCGAGGTGGTGGCGATCGCGAAAAGGGACATACCGGCAGGAGAAAAATTGTGCAGTATAGGCGGCGAAGACTACTACGGCAGGCTTTATGCAGCAGGTGAGGCAACGAGTATGCTGCCGATAGGTCTCGCCGCGGGTGCTCGTACCATCCGATCCATACCACGAGGGCAAGCTATACCACGCACCGCAGTGGAGCTCGCTGATGATTCCTTCGTGGTTAGCCTGAGGAGATTGCAGGAGGCGACCAATATTCCTCAGAACAGTAATGCAGCTAATCAGGAGACGATAGAGAGGTAG
- a CDS encoding PTS sugar transporter subunit IIB has protein sequence MKRILVICGTGIATSTVVAQKIKEYCIAHNIEVTIDQKKVMEILSGVEGYDLVVSTTQVPSNVQTPTISGLPFITGVGVEETLKEIESKLRS, from the coding sequence GTGAAGCGCATTCTGGTCATATGCGGAACCGGCATAGCGACTTCCACGGTCGTGGCACAGAAAATCAAAGAGTACTGCATCGCTCACAACATAGAGGTGACAATAGATCAAAAAAAGGTAATGGAAATCTTGAGTGGCGTAGAAGGGTACGACCTTGTCGTTTCCACCACCCAGGTGCCATCGAATGTGCAAACCCCTACCATTAGCGGACTGCCTTTTATCACGGGGGTGGGGGTAGAGGAAACCTTAAAAGAGATAGAGAGTAAGTTGCGAAGCTAA
- a CDS encoding PTS galactitol transporter subunit IIC: MSHITQFITSLGPSVVLPVLIFVFALILGQRPGRAFRSGLLIGIGFVGIGLVINLLTSQIGPAAKGMAKNFNVGLNTIDVGWPATSAIAFGSQVGALVIPLGLAVNILLLTVGLTRTLDIDLWNYWHIAFTGALVAILSGSILWGFAAAAIHMVILLALADWSAPWIQKYYNYPNISLPHGTSAPYILLAIPLNYVFDRIPKVRDLKADPETIQRRFGVFGESIILGLVLGLLLGILGGLSFIKTVQLGINLAAVMLLLPRMVSILMEGLIPISEAAREFVQRRFPGRNLYIGLDSAVAVGAPAVIATAVLMVPITLLLAVILPGNHVLPFGDLATMPFIVVMMVPILGGNILRSVIAGTIAIAGGLYIATWISPTFTQAAENVNFKAPGGATHLSSLVDGANPLTAVFYALGHVPTVGLPLLAVVALLFAWWVSRRSQQEPSPASGAPEEPVELERTGEPDITTEA; this comes from the coding sequence GTGTCCCACATAACTCAGTTCATAACCAGCCTCGGGCCATCGGTTGTCCTTCCGGTTCTGATCTTCGTCTTCGCCCTCATCCTGGGCCAGAGGCCAGGACGAGCATTCCGGTCCGGCCTTCTGATCGGCATAGGTTTCGTAGGTATCGGCTTAGTCATAAACCTACTGACCTCACAGATCGGACCGGCGGCCAAAGGTATGGCGAAGAACTTCAACGTGGGATTGAACACGATAGACGTGGGCTGGCCAGCAACCTCGGCGATAGCTTTCGGATCTCAGGTTGGTGCCCTCGTCATCCCTCTTGGGCTTGCGGTCAATATACTTCTCCTGACGGTAGGTCTTACCAGAACGTTGGATATAGATCTCTGGAACTACTGGCACATAGCCTTCACCGGTGCTCTGGTGGCAATCTTAAGCGGTAGCATACTCTGGGGCTTCGCTGCTGCAGCAATACACATGGTGATTCTACTCGCTCTTGCGGATTGGAGCGCGCCTTGGATCCAAAAGTACTATAACTACCCCAACATTTCGCTGCCGCACGGGACCTCAGCGCCGTATATCTTACTCGCCATCCCGCTAAACTATGTCTTCGACCGTATCCCCAAAGTTCGCGATCTGAAAGCAGATCCGGAGACCATCCAGCGGAGGTTCGGGGTCTTTGGTGAATCGATTATCTTGGGACTCGTGCTCGGCCTTCTGCTCGGCATCTTGGGTGGTCTGTCGTTCATCAAGACGGTACAGTTGGGGATCAACCTGGCAGCGGTGATGTTACTGTTGCCACGGATGGTCTCAATCTTGATGGAGGGGCTGATTCCCATCTCTGAGGCGGCACGAGAGTTCGTGCAGAGGCGCTTTCCGGGCCGAAATCTCTATATAGGTCTGGACTCAGCGGTAGCCGTCGGAGCTCCGGCGGTCATCGCCACCGCCGTGCTCATGGTGCCGATAACCCTGCTCTTGGCAGTGATATTGCCTGGCAATCACGTCCTTCCTTTTGGGGACCTGGCAACCATGCCGTTCATCGTGGTAATGATGGTTCCTATACTTGGGGGAAACATTCTGCGCTCGGTAATAGCAGGGACGATCGCGATAGCCGGGGGCCTGTATATAGCGACCTGGATCTCTCCTACCTTCACTCAAGCTGCGGAGAACGTGAATTTTAAGGCCCCGGGCGGGGCAACTCACCTCTCGTCCCTGGTTGATGGAGCAAACCCGCTGACGGCCGTCTTCTACGCGCTGGGGCACGTTCCGACCGTAGGGTTGCCTCTGCTCGCCGTGGTGGCGCTGCTTTTCGCGTGGTGGGTGTCACGCCGCTCCCAGCAGGAGCCTTCGCCTGCGAGTGGAGCGCCAGAGGAACCTGTAGAGCTTGAGCGTACGGGAGAACCGGACATTACTACTGAGGCGTGA
- a CDS encoding PTS sugar transporter subunit IIA → MTSEVETTGSGSPFAPHLIKLGLEAADRKKALSELSRLLEDSNKVRDSYLGAVLVREEEFPTGLPTPGAAIAIPHADPEHCLEPAVAVGITKSPVSFAEMGSPESELDVRIIFLISATESGDHLRWLSTLATVFQDPDFALRLLDSKDSCEAYRLLDEAFGFHKESDRA, encoded by the coding sequence ATGACATCAGAGGTGGAAACCACAGGAAGCGGGTCTCCTTTTGCTCCACATCTCATTAAGCTTGGGCTCGAAGCTGCTGATAGGAAGAAAGCCCTGAGTGAACTTTCACGTTTGTTGGAGGATTCGAATAAGGTGCGTGATTCATACCTGGGGGCGGTTTTGGTGCGGGAAGAAGAGTTCCCGACCGGACTCCCTACTCCAGGGGCGGCGATAGCGATTCCACACGCGGATCCAGAACACTGCTTGGAGCCTGCTGTAGCGGTGGGGATCACGAAGTCCCCCGTCTCTTTCGCGGAGATGGGTTCACCCGAGTCGGAGCTCGATGTCAGGATCATATTTCTCATCTCGGCGACGGAGTCTGGAGACCACCTACGATGGCTGAGTACTCTTGCTACGGTCTTCCAAGATCCCGATTTCGCCCTCAGATTGCTCGACTCTAAGGACAGCTGCGAAGCATACAGGCTACTGGATGAAGCATTCGGATTTCACAAGGAGAGCGATAGAGCATGA
- a CDS encoding sugar-binding transcriptional regulator, producing MIVYSLKGNNLSSQDRLILKVLKLYYEHNLTQTEVANRMGFSRPKVSKLLAEGRARGLVRIQLAQPAGDFTELEIALENRYGLPEALVVETADDPRATELAAGGAAGELLSGICDETTTLGLSWGRALRGLAEALPAQAFTCGRVVPLVGGMGRAQNSLHANQICSVVASKLGTECVFLTTPAMAPSPQSRAELAETPGIQEALIEGTRCDVAVVGIGAVHPTSTIVQAGYLSLEDFLALGKRGVVGDICCHFIDGAGEPCCPEISDRVVGITLEQLKDIPKVIGIATGAEKAAGVAAALTGGYLDVLVTDRELAETLLNITLHHREEKGELA from the coding sequence ATGATTGTTTACTCGCTCAAGGGGAACAACCTCTCTTCGCAAGACAGGCTGATCTTGAAGGTACTCAAGCTTTATTATGAGCACAACCTTACGCAGACCGAGGTCGCCAACAGGATGGGCTTCTCCCGACCCAAGGTCTCCAAACTACTTGCCGAAGGCCGGGCACGGGGCTTGGTCAGGATACAACTCGCCCAGCCAGCGGGGGACTTCACGGAACTCGAGATAGCTCTCGAAAATCGTTATGGTCTGCCGGAGGCACTCGTGGTCGAGACCGCGGATGATCCTCGCGCTACCGAACTTGCGGCGGGGGGAGCAGCAGGAGAGCTCCTCTCAGGTATCTGCGACGAGACCACCACGCTTGGTCTCTCTTGGGGACGCGCCTTGCGGGGCTTAGCCGAAGCCTTGCCTGCCCAAGCGTTCACGTGTGGAAGAGTGGTTCCGCTGGTCGGGGGCATGGGGAGGGCCCAGAATTCTCTACATGCCAACCAGATCTGCTCCGTGGTCGCCAGCAAGCTCGGGACAGAGTGTGTATTCCTGACGACCCCAGCGATGGCTCCTTCTCCACAATCCCGCGCCGAGCTTGCTGAGACACCAGGGATACAGGAAGCACTCATCGAAGGCACCCGGTGTGATGTGGCCGTCGTTGGCATTGGGGCGGTTCACCCAACCTCGACGATAGTACAGGCCGGGTATTTGAGCCTTGAAGACTTTCTCGCTTTGGGAAAGCGTGGGGTCGTAGGGGACATTTGTTGCCATTTTATAGACGGGGCCGGGGAGCCATGCTGCCCGGAGATCTCAGACAGGGTCGTCGGTATCACTCTAGAGCAGTTGAAAGACATCCCGAAGGTCATCGGGATAGCGACCGGGGCCGAGAAGGCTGCGGGGGTAGCTGCAGCCCTCACAGGAGGCTACCTCGACGTGCTGGTCACCGACCGTGAGTTGGCTGAGACCCTTTTGAACATCACACTCCACCATCGAGAGGAGAAAGGAGAGCTTGCTTGA
- a CDS encoding thiamine pyrophosphate-dependent dehydrogenase E1 component subunit alpha, with translation MLLIRAFDEKVNDLYAEGKVHGTAHFYVGEEAVAVGVISTLRKGDVITSTHRGHGHAIAFGLNIDRMAAELLGKAEGYCHGKGGSMHIADVSAGMLGANGIVGGSMGIACGAGWAFRRRGEDRVAVCFFGDGAVQEGIFSEALNLASIWDLPVVFVCENNQYAMSISVERALAGERISERASSYAMPGVTVDGMDLLAVQEAAREAVSLARGGGGPSLIEAVTYRYLGHSKSDANLYRSREEIQRWRERDPISRFASLLEKEGVLEEEGVEQMERSARSRIEQAFERAASLPEPEPESALEDVYA, from the coding sequence ATGCTTCTGATTCGTGCCTTCGACGAGAAGGTCAATGACCTCTATGCCGAGGGCAAGGTCCACGGCACGGCCCACTTCTACGTTGGCGAAGAGGCGGTTGCCGTCGGTGTGATCTCCACTCTGCGAAAGGGCGATGTAATCACCTCTACACACCGCGGACATGGGCACGCTATAGCTTTCGGGCTCAACATAGATCGAATGGCCGCGGAGCTTCTGGGCAAGGCAGAGGGGTACTGCCATGGTAAAGGTGGCAGCATGCACATAGCGGATGTAAGCGCGGGGATGCTCGGCGCCAATGGAATCGTCGGTGGGAGCATGGGGATAGCCTGCGGCGCAGGGTGGGCCTTCAGGAGACGAGGCGAGGATAGAGTTGCAGTTTGCTTCTTCGGCGATGGGGCCGTGCAGGAAGGCATCTTCAGCGAAGCCCTGAACTTGGCCTCGATCTGGGATCTCCCGGTGGTCTTCGTATGTGAGAACAACCAGTACGCGATGTCCATAAGCGTCGAGCGGGCATTGGCAGGAGAACGTATCTCCGAGCGGGCCTCAAGTTACGCCATGCCTGGGGTCACGGTCGATGGAATGGATCTCCTCGCCGTGCAGGAAGCCGCTCGAGAGGCCGTTTCGCTCGCCCGCGGAGGTGGCGGTCCCTCGCTTATCGAAGCTGTTACCTACCGATACCTCGGACACTCCAAGAGCGATGCAAACCTTTACCGCTCCAGAGAGGAAATACAGCGCTGGCGTGAGCGTGATCCTATATCTCGCTTCGCCTCGTTGCTTGAGAAAGAGGGTGTGCTAGAGGAGGAAGGGGTGGAGCAGATGGAGCGCTCTGCCAGAAGCAGGATAGAGCAAGCTTTCGAGCGGGCGGCGTCTCTCCCAGAGCCCGAGCCTGAGAGCGCCCTGGAGGACGTTTATGCCTAG
- a CDS encoding thiamine pyrophosphate-dependent enzyme encodes MVQVMRGDDNVFLIGEALLEKEGVLEEEGVEQMERSARSRIEQAFERAASLPEPEPESALEDVYA; translated from the coding sequence ATGGTCCAGGTGATGCGGGGAGATGACAACGTCTTTCTGATCGGGGAAGCGTTGCTTGAGAAAGAGGGTGTGCTAGAGGAGGAAGGGGTGGAGCAGATGGAGCGCTCTGCCAGAAGCAGGATAGAGCAAGCTTTCGAGCGGGCGGCGTCTCTCCCAGAGCCCGAGCCTGAGAGCGCCCTGGAGGACGTTTATGCCTAG
- a CDS encoding alpha-ketoacid dehydrogenase subunit beta → MPSGREISYREAVREAMVQVMRGDDNVFLIGEDVGVYGGAFGVSRGMIEEFGPNRVVDAPLSEAATAGMCVGAALLGMRPIFEIQFSDFITHCMDQLVNQAAKLRYMFGGEARVPLVVRTPGGAGTGAAAQHSQSLEAWFVHVPGLKVVMPSTPYDAKGLLLAALDDPNPVIFYEHKLLYNRKGEVPEELYRLPLGEAAVSREGDDVTIVSCGLVHHFALEAAQELSGEGIEAEVIDLRTLSPMDHATVRRSVEKTGRLVVVEEDVKTCGWGAEVISRLTESETFYALDRAPARVAGEDTPIPYNKTLEAFVRPSPEKITRAVHSLLDARVGVYG, encoded by the coding sequence ATGCCTAGTGGACGCGAAATCTCCTATCGGGAGGCCGTCCGGGAAGCAATGGTCCAGGTGATGCGGGGAGATGACAACGTCTTTCTGATCGGGGAAGACGTCGGTGTCTACGGCGGAGCTTTCGGCGTCTCACGCGGGATGATCGAAGAATTTGGTCCCAATCGAGTCGTGGATGCACCGCTGTCCGAAGCTGCAACGGCCGGGATGTGCGTAGGTGCGGCCCTGCTCGGTATGCGCCCGATCTTCGAGATACAGTTCTCGGATTTCATTACCCACTGTATGGACCAGTTGGTAAACCAGGCAGCCAAGCTGCGCTACATGTTCGGTGGCGAAGCAAGGGTGCCGCTGGTCGTGCGTACCCCGGGAGGGGCGGGTACGGGTGCCGCTGCCCAGCACTCCCAGTCCCTCGAAGCTTGGTTTGTCCACGTCCCTGGCCTCAAGGTGGTGATGCCCTCCACCCCATACGATGCTAAAGGGCTCCTGCTCGCCGCACTCGACGATCCCAATCCCGTCATCTTCTACGAGCACAAGCTCCTTTACAATCGTAAGGGCGAGGTTCCCGAAGAACTCTACCGACTACCGCTCGGCGAGGCCGCAGTGAGCCGGGAGGGCGATGATGTAACTATCGTCTCCTGTGGGCTTGTCCACCACTTCGCGCTCGAAGCCGCGCAGGAGCTCTCCGGTGAAGGCATAGAGGCTGAGGTTATAGACCTCAGGACACTCTCACCGATGGACCATGCCACCGTGCGACGTTCAGTGGAGAAGACCGGCAGGCTTGTGGTTGTCGAGGAAGACGTGAAGACCTGTGGGTGGGGTGCGGAGGTGATCTCACGCCTCACCGAAAGCGAGACGTTCTACGCGCTCGACCGTGCTCCGGCACGGGTAGCCGGAGAAGACACACCGATCCCGTACAACAAAACCCTTGAGGCTTTCGTGCGTCCGAGTCCGGAGAAAATAACC